The Clostridium sporogenes genome contains a region encoding:
- a CDS encoding ABC transporter permease, producing MEQEIFNIINLKEIIPVVLMSLYVSLTSTLIASILGMLLGIPCALLNFKLKKIIIQINHTLMSIPPVLMGLLVYLLLSRKGPLGEFELLFTPTAMIIAQTSLIFPIVFGLSISIIMKNGKDIKNTCTTLGANRFQTFLIIIKENKIQLLSVVTAAFGRAISEVGAVMIVGGNIKGFTRVMTTYIALETGKGNFNEALAIGGILLVISFIINAILHFFQGSESF from the coding sequence ATGGAGCAGGAAATTTTTAATATAATAAATTTAAAAGAAATTATTCCTGTGGTATTAATGTCTCTTTATGTTTCATTAACTTCAACTTTAATCGCTTCAATATTGGGAATGCTTTTAGGCATTCCCTGTGCTTTATTAAACTTTAAATTAAAAAAGATTATAATTCAAATTAATCATACTTTAATGAGTATACCACCAGTTCTTATGGGATTATTGGTTTATCTTTTATTATCGAGGAAGGGACCTTTAGGTGAATTTGAATTATTGTTTACTCCTACCGCTATGATAATAGCCCAGACATCACTTATATTTCCTATAGTATTTGGCCTTAGCATATCTATTATAATGAAGAATGGTAAAGATATAAAAAATACATGTACCACATTAGGAGCTAATAGATTTCAAACCTTTTTAATTATTATAAAAGAAAATAAGATACAATTATTATCAGTTGTAACAGCAGCCTTTGGAAGAGCTATATCTGAAGTTGGTGCAGTTATGATAGTAGGAGGAAATATTAAAGGATTTACAAGGGTTATGACCACATATATTGCATTGGAGACAGGCAAAGGTAATTTTAATGAAGCTTTAGCAATAGGAGGAATATTACTAGTTATATCTTTTATAATTAATGCTATTCTTCATTTTTTTCAAGGGAGTGAAAGTTTTTGA
- the glp gene encoding gephyrin-like molybdotransferase Glp, with translation MDLFNVVSIKEAKDLIEKNFNVKPIKEEVELLNSMDRVIYEDIISQINVPNFRRSTVDGYAVNSKDVAGASESMPAMMNYKGEVLMGKIPEVNMDFPGDCVYVPTGGMIPEGADSVVMVEYTERVHEDTVLINKPTAYGEKVVEIGEDIAKEEVIIKKGKRLRPYEIGVLSSLGITKVPVCRKPKVAIISTGDEIVDPNKEPKLGQVRDINSYILQASIIEDGGIPINYGIIRDDFNLLKNTVEKAIEDTDIVLISGGSSVGKKDVTIDVINSLGDPGVFVHGIAIKPGKPTIIGKAKDKIVFGLPGHPLSAAIVYKIIVKHYIDKIAGAKEEVFPIICKFNINYHSAKGREEYLPVTLNWEGDEIIASPVFSKSGLISGFSKAYGFIKIDKNLEGIKKDEKVFVYRF, from the coding sequence GTGGACTTATTTAATGTTGTATCTATTAAAGAGGCTAAAGATCTTATAGAAAAAAATTTTAATGTAAAACCAATAAAGGAAGAAGTGGAGCTTTTAAATAGTATGGACAGGGTTATATATGAGGATATAATTTCTCAAATAAATGTACCTAATTTTAGAAGATCTACCGTAGATGGATATGCTGTAAACTCTAAAGATGTAGCAGGCGCTAGTGAAAGTATGCCCGCTATGATGAACTATAAGGGGGAAGTTCTCATGGGAAAAATTCCTGAAGTTAATATGGATTTCCCTGGGGATTGTGTGTATGTTCCAACGGGAGGTATGATCCCAGAAGGAGCAGATTCTGTAGTTATGGTGGAATATACAGAAAGAGTTCATGAGGATACAGTACTTATAAATAAACCTACAGCCTATGGTGAAAAGGTAGTAGAAATAGGTGAAGATATAGCTAAAGAGGAAGTAATAATAAAAAAAGGTAAAAGATTAAGACCCTATGAAATAGGGGTATTATCTAGTCTTGGAATAACTAAAGTGCCTGTATGTAGAAAACCTAAAGTAGCTATAATATCTACAGGAGATGAGATAGTAGATCCTAATAAAGAACCAAAATTAGGCCAGGTTAGAGATATAAATTCTTATATTTTACAGGCTTCCATTATTGAAGATGGAGGTATTCCTATAAATTATGGAATTATAAGAGATGATTTTAATCTTTTAAAAAATACAGTAGAAAAAGCTATAGAAGATACAGATATTGTACTTATATCCGGGGGGAGTTCTGTAGGAAAAAAAGATGTAACCATAGATGTTATAAATAGTTTGGGAGATCCTGGAGTTTTTGTTCATGGAATAGCAATAAAACCTGGTAAACCAACTATTATAGGAAAGGCTAAGGATAAAATAGTTTTTGGACTACCAGGACATCCTCTGTCAGCAGCTATTGTATATAAGATTATAGTTAAACATTATATAGATAAAATTGCAGGTGCTAAAGAAGAGGTTTTCCCTATAATTTGTAAGTTTAATATAAATTATCATAGTGCAAAGGGAAGAGAAGAATATTTGCCAGTAACATTAAATTGGGAAGGAGATGAAATAATTGCATCACCTGTATTTTCTAAGTCTGGACTTATAAGTGGTTTTTCTAAGGCTTATGGTTTTATAAAAATAGATAAGAATCTTGAGGGAATAAAGAAGGATGAAAAGGTTTTTGTATATAGATTTTAG
- the mog gene encoding molybdopterin adenylyltransferase: MIKTAIVTISDKGSKGERKDETGKVLQDILEKEGYKVEEYKIIPDEINIISEELIKLCDEKKVNLIITNGGTGFSKRDVTPEATEKVIEKHVPGFGEAMRASSLSITPKAILSRGIAGIRKDSLIINLPGSPKAAVENLQAVLGAIPHGIEILLGEVSECAR, from the coding sequence ATGATAAAGACTGCTATTGTTACAATAAGTGATAAGGGTTCAAAGGGCGAGAGAAAAGACGAAACAGGAAAGGTGCTACAGGATATTTTAGAAAAAGAAGGATATAAAGTAGAGGAGTATAAAATAATACCAGATGAAATCAATATTATAAGTGAAGAGCTTATAAAGTTATGTGATGAAAAGAAAGTAAATCTCATTATTACTAATGGAGGTACAGGCTTTTCTAAAAGAGATGTAACTCCAGAGGCTACAGAAAAGGTTATTGAAAAACATGTACCAGGTTTTGGTGAAGCTATGAGGGCCAGTTCCCTTTCTATAACGCCAAAGGCCATACTTTCTAGAGGAATTGCTGGAATTAGAAAAGATTCTCTTATAATAAACCTTCCAGGAAGCCCAAAAGCTGCAGTAGAAAATTTGCAGGCAGTATTAGGGGCTATACCTCATGGAATAGAGATTCTATTAGGTGAGGTATCAGAATGTGCTAGATAG
- a CDS encoding molybdopterin biosynthesis protein: MGQNIYLSNYEIEEALKLYFSKISIKKQKEFVNTEYSSGRITASPIYSNISSPFYNSSAMDGIAVNSEKTLGANEKNHIALEEEKDYIVVDTGDPIPREYDSVIMVEDLIKVDDKRVEIYKSIAPYENIRPLGEDIVEKSLIVPSYHKIRPVDISAMIAGGVNEVEVYKKPVVAIIPTGTELVEPGNNLKVGDIIDFNSRTFAAQVFEYGGIAKRYEIVKDNYEKIKTTIKKAVKECDIVLVNAGSSAGREDYTAKIIEDLGKVYIHGVAIKPGKPVILGKIDNKPVIGIPGYPVSAYVIMENFVRTMVEKFAGEKPYKYKKIKATLSKRVMSSLKYVEFIRIKLGKVGEKIVATPLNRGAGATMSLVRADGILEVPQNVEGIEKGTEVDIKLLKGEDEINNTIVCIGSHDPIIDVIADLIHVKQGGYYLSSAHVGSMGGIMALKNGETHIAPIHLLDMESGEYNVSYIKKYIGNRPMALIKCVKRIQGIIVPKGNPNSITSIKDIRDRKLKFVNRQRGAGTRLLLDYNLKKLNINPREIQGYEREEYTHLQVAAAILNGDAHCGLGIYSAANMMGLDFIPVCSEEYDLAIFQEFLDMPSIKELINIIKADKFKEKLEELGGYDYSEAGNIILL, translated from the coding sequence ATGGGGCAAAATATTTATCTTTCAAATTATGAAATTGAAGAGGCATTAAAACTTTATTTTAGTAAGATAAGCATAAAAAAACAAAAGGAATTTGTAAATACAGAATATTCAAGTGGTAGAATAACAGCATCACCTATATATTCTAATATATCTTCTCCTTTCTACAATTCTTCAGCTATGGATGGTATCGCAGTTAATAGCGAAAAAACCTTAGGTGCAAATGAAAAGAATCATATAGCTTTAGAAGAAGAAAAGGATTATATAGTGGTAGATACGGGAGATCCTATACCTAGAGAGTATGATTCTGTGATAATGGTGGAAGATTTAATTAAAGTAGATGATAAAAGGGTGGAAATATATAAAAGTATAGCCCCTTATGAAAACATAAGACCTTTAGGAGAGGATATAGTTGAGAAATCCCTTATAGTTCCTTCCTATCATAAGATAAGACCTGTGGATATTTCAGCAATGATTGCTGGAGGAGTAAATGAAGTAGAAGTTTATAAAAAACCTGTGGTAGCTATAATTCCAACTGGCACAGAGCTTGTGGAGCCAGGTAATAATTTAAAAGTAGGAGATATAATAGATTTTAATTCAAGAACCTTTGCAGCACAGGTCTTTGAGTATGGTGGTATTGCTAAAAGGTATGAAATAGTTAAAGATAATTATGAAAAAATTAAAACTACTATAAAAAAGGCAGTAAAAGAATGTGATATAGTTCTTGTAAACGCTGGTTCCTCTGCAGGAAGAGAGGATTACACAGCTAAAATTATAGAAGATTTAGGTAAGGTATATATACATGGAGTAGCTATAAAGCCAGGAAAACCGGTTATTTTAGGAAAGATAGATAATAAACCTGTTATAGGAATACCTGGATATCCTGTGTCAGCCTATGTTATTATGGAGAACTTTGTAAGAACTATGGTGGAAAAATTTGCAGGGGAAAAACCCTACAAATATAAAAAAATTAAAGCTACATTATCTAAAAGGGTTATGTCTTCATTAAAATATGTTGAATTTATTAGGATAAAATTAGGTAAAGTAGGAGAAAAAATAGTAGCTACACCTTTAAATAGGGGAGCTGGCGCCACCATGTCTCTTGTTAGAGCAGATGGAATACTTGAAGTTCCACAAAATGTGGAAGGTATCGAAAAAGGAACGGAAGTAGATATAAAACTTCTAAAGGGTGAAGATGAAATAAATAATACTATAGTTTGTATAGGAAGTCATGATCCTATCATAGATGTTATAGCAGATTTAATTCATGTAAAACAGGGTGGATATTATTTATCCTCTGCTCATGTAGGTAGTATGGGAGGAATAATGGCACTTAAAAATGGTGAAACCCATATAGCTCCTATACATCTTTTAGATATGGAAAGTGGAGAATACAATGTAAGCTACATTAAAAAATATATTGGTAATAGACCTATGGCTCTTATAAAGTGCGTAAAAAGAATTCAAGGAATTATAGTGCCTAAGGGAAATCCTAACAGTATTACTTCTATTAAAGATATAAGGGATAGAAAATTAAAATTTGTAAATAGACAAAGGGGAGCAGGTACAAGACTTCTTCTTGATTATAATCTTAAAAAATTAAATATAAACCCTAGAGAAATACAGGGTTATGAAAGGGAAGAGTATACTCATTTACAGGTAGCTGCAGCTATTTTAAATGGAGATGCTCATTGTGGACTTGGAATATATTCAGCAGCAAATATGATGGGGCTAGATTTTATACCAGTTTGCAGTGAAGAATATGATTTAGCAATCTTTCAAGAGTTTTTAGATATGCCATCTATAAAAGAACTTATAAATATCATAAAAGCTGATAAATTTAAAGAGAAATTAGAAGAGCTAGGTGGCTATGACTATAGTGAAGCAGGTAATATTATTTTACTATAA
- the moaA gene encoding GTP 3',8-cyclase MoaA: MLDKHGRKINYLRVSVTDRCNLRCVYCMPPEGIVKKEHDNIMRYEEIFNVVKEASLLGIDKIRFTGGEPLILKDIDKLIYNTSKISSIKDIAMTTNAILLEARVEDLKKAGLKRVNISLDSLKEDRFKSITRGGDINKVFKSIEKSLSIGIRPIKINTVIMKGINDDEIEDFMNLTKEYPISVRFIELMPIGEGKKLYKDSYISSEEIISKNTDLIPVETDKSSTALLYKFKESKENIGFISPMSCKFCSGCNRVRLTAEGTLKPCLHSEKEVNLKNYVGNNQALLSKINEAIYNKPLEHHMIEEEKSKSKKMMYQIGG; this comes from the coding sequence ATGTTAGACAAGCATGGAAGAAAAATTAACTATTTAAGAGTATCTGTAACAGATAGATGTAATTTAAGATGTGTTTATTGTATGCCTCCTGAAGGTATTGTGAAAAAAGAACATGATAATATAATGAGATATGAAGAGATTTTTAATGTAGTTAAAGAAGCCTCTTTATTAGGAATAGATAAAATTAGATTTACAGGTGGAGAGCCTCTTATACTTAAAGATATAGATAAATTAATCTATAATACATCAAAAATAAGTTCCATTAAGGATATTGCTATGACTACCAATGCTATACTTTTAGAAGCTAGAGTAGAGGATTTAAAAAAAGCTGGTCTTAAAAGGGTTAATATAAGTCTTGATTCTTTAAAAGAAGATAGATTTAAAAGCATTACAAGAGGTGGGGATATTAATAAAGTTTTTAAAAGCATTGAAAAATCTTTATCCATCGGTATAAGACCAATAAAAATTAATACAGTAATAATGAAGGGCATAAATGATGATGAAATAGAGGATTTTATGAATTTGACAAAGGAATATCCCATATCCGTAAGATTTATAGAACTTATGCCTATAGGAGAAGGGAAAAAATTATACAAAGATAGTTACATAAGTTCAGAAGAAATAATATCCAAGAATACAGATCTTATACCTGTGGAAACTGATAAAAGTAGTACGGCTCTATTATATAAATTTAAAGAATCTAAAGAAAATATTGGGTTTATAAGTCCTATGAGTTGCAAATTTTGTAGTGGCTGTAATAGAGTAAGATTAACTGCAGAGGGCACATTGAAACCTTGTCTTCATTCTGAAAAGGAAGTAAATCTTAAAAACTATGTAGGAAATAACCAGGCACTTTTATCTAAGATAAACGAAGCTATTTATAATAAACCCTTAGAACATCATATGATAGAAGAAGAAAAAAGTAAAAGTAAAAAAATGATGTATCAGATTGGAGGCTAG
- a CDS encoding sigma-54-dependent Fis family transcriptional regulator gives MKDDFVKEKFCVLKSHEKCNSLGISKDLVYSKKIIRDEELKRELNNNSELIIIATPFMNKLYQFVKGSNFFVILTDGEGCILNVIGDESILKEAFNVKMIPGAYMDEKNMGTNAMSMALSEKSPIQISGEEHYVKAYHRWTCSAAPIKDINGKIIGTLDLTGYSENVHSHTLGMVVAATNAIEKMIELNNYNRALQVSKKSIENVFNSIQRAILRVDLSGAIKNINNNAIELLGFNENDIKSMKMWDLIPDWSMVLDEIYDKGSFVDEDVYVHCLKNKLQLNLSAYPIYDSSMRIIEVTCLLSDIQKTRKLAGRILSGQAIYTFDKIIGESKKLLSIIDYSKKIADSRSTILITGDSGTGKEVFAQSIHNYSDRKDKPFIAVNCGAIPRNLIESELFGYEEGAFTGAKRGGYRGKFENSHGGTIFLDEIGEMPLDMQIKLLRVIEEGVINRIGSSKQIPVNSRIIAATNKDLREEVEKGNFRKDLFYRINVLPVYLPALKERREDIPLLIDYFMNKTSKHLNKRKVEIPPAYMERLMNYHWPGNIRELENIVELIINAESVEIINNINHHSSKGVRDKAKEETMVFNLEIVEKNHIKEVLNKFDGNVSSAAKALGIGRNTLYRKIEKYSLC, from the coding sequence ATGAAGGATGATTTTGTAAAAGAAAAATTTTGTGTATTAAAGTCTCATGAAAAGTGTAATAGTTTAGGGATTAGTAAAGATTTAGTATACAGTAAAAAAATAATAAGGGATGAAGAACTTAAAAGGGAACTAAATAATAATTCAGAGTTAATTATTATTGCTACACCTTTTATGAACAAGCTCTATCAATTTGTTAAAGGCTCTAACTTTTTCGTTATTCTTACAGATGGGGAGGGTTGTATACTGAATGTCATAGGAGATGAAAGTATATTAAAGGAAGCTTTTAATGTAAAAATGATTCCAGGAGCTTATATGGATGAAAAAAATATGGGGACAAACGCCATGAGTATGGCTTTAAGTGAAAAGTCTCCAATTCAGATATCTGGAGAGGAACACTATGTTAAAGCTTATCATAGATGGACTTGTTCTGCAGCTCCCATAAAGGATATTAATGGGAAAATAATTGGTACTCTTGATTTGACAGGATATAGTGAAAATGTACATTCTCATACCTTAGGAATGGTAGTGGCTGCAACTAATGCCATTGAAAAAATGATAGAATTAAATAATTATAATAGAGCTTTGCAAGTATCCAAAAAGAGTATTGAAAATGTGTTTAATTCTATACAAAGGGCTATATTAAGGGTGGATTTGTCAGGTGCAATAAAGAATATAAATAACAACGCTATAGAACTTTTAGGTTTTAATGAAAATGATATAAAAAGTATGAAGATGTGGGATTTAATACCTGACTGGTCTATGGTTTTAGATGAGATCTATGACAAAGGGAGTTTTGTAGATGAAGATGTATATGTACACTGTCTTAAAAATAAGCTTCAATTGAATTTAAGCGCATATCCTATATATGATTCATCAATGAGGATTATTGAGGTAACCTGTTTACTTTCAGATATACAAAAAACTCGAAAACTTGCAGGAAGAATACTTAGTGGTCAAGCTATTTACACCTTTGATAAAATTATAGGTGAAAGTAAAAAACTTCTTAGTATAATAGATTATTCAAAGAAAATTGCAGATAGCAGATCTACTATACTTATTACCGGAGATAGTGGCACGGGAAAGGAAGTTTTTGCACAGTCAATACACAACTATAGTGATAGAAAAGATAAGCCTTTTATAGCTGTTAATTGTGGAGCTATCCCAAGAAATTTAATTGAATCTGAACTTTTTGGATATGAAGAGGGAGCCTTTACTGGAGCAAAAAGAGGAGGATATAGAGGAAAATTTGAAAATTCCCATGGTGGAACAATATTTCTTGATGAAATAGGAGAAATGCCCTTAGATATGCAGATAAAACTTTTACGGGTTATAGAAGAGGGCGTTATAAATAGAATAGGAAGTTCTAAACAAATACCTGTAAATTCTAGAATAATAGCTGCCACTAATAAGGATTTAAGAGAAGAGGTAGAAAAGGGGAATTTTAGAAAGGATTTGTTTTATAGAATAAATGTATTACCAGTATATTTACCAGCATTAAAAGAAAGACGAGAGGATATACCTTTACTAATAGATTATTTTATGAACAAAACATCTAAACATTTAAATAAAAGGAAGGTAGAAATACCACCTGCATATATGGAAAGGCTTATGAATTATCATTGGCCAGGTAATATAAGAGAATTAGAAAATATAGTAGAACTGATAATAAATGCAGAAAGTGTTGAAATTATTAATAATATAAATCATCATAGTAGCAAGGGAGTTAGAGATAAGGCAAAAGAAGAAACTATGGTGTTTAACCTTGAAATTGTGGAGAAAAACCACATTAAAGAAGTATTAAATAAGTTTGATGGTAATGTTTCTTCCGCTGCAAAGGCTCTTGGTATAGGAAGAAATACTCTTTATAGAAAAATAGAAAAATACTCACTGTGCTAA
- a CDS encoding extracellular solute-binding protein, whose product MKKILLLLSSIFLTLSLVACDKSNSTESTKEKDKSRTMILATTTSTQDSGLLDYLLPEFKKDTGIDVKVVAKGTGEALKLGQNGDADCLLVHAKAKEEEFIKKGYGTERHDVMYNDFIIVGPKEDTAKLKEKAPNNAAEALKLISESKASFVSRGDESGTHTKEKKLWKDIKVDPKGEWYISAGKGMGAVLQMANEKKAYTLTDRATYLSMKDKLDLVIVTEKSNDLYNQYGVIMLNTEKNKIKEKEAREYIDWMLSDKGQKLIGEYGKEKYGQALFVANGKK is encoded by the coding sequence ATGAAAAAGATTTTGTTACTTTTATCTAGTATTTTTTTAACATTAAGTTTAGTGGCCTGTGATAAAAGTAATTCCACAGAAAGTACTAAGGAAAAGGATAAGAGTAGGACTATGATACTGGCTACAACTACCAGTACTCAAGATTCAGGACTTTTAGATTATTTGCTTCCTGAGTTTAAAAAGGATACAGGAATAGATGTTAAAGTAGTTGCAAAGGGAACTGGTGAAGCTCTTAAACTTGGACAAAATGGTGATGCAGATTGTCTTCTAGTTCATGCCAAAGCTAAAGAAGAAGAGTTTATTAAAAAAGGTTATGGTACTGAAAGACATGATGTTATGTACAATGATTTTATTATAGTTGGTCCAAAGGAAGATACTGCAAAGTTAAAAGAAAAAGCTCCTAATAATGCAGCAGAAGCTCTTAAATTAATTAGTGAAAGTAAAGCTAGTTTTGTTTCTAGAGGAGATGAATCAGGAACCCATACTAAAGAAAAGAAGCTTTGGAAAGATATTAAAGTAGATCCTAAGGGAGAATGGTATATAAGTGCAGGTAAAGGTATGGGAGCAGTATTACAGATGGCAAATGAAAAAAAGGCCTATACTTTAACAGATAGAGCTACTTATTTGTCTATGAAGGATAAATTAGATTTAGTAATTGTAACTGAGAAAAGTAATGATTTATATAATCAGTATGGAGTTATAATGTTAAATACTGAAAAAAATAAAATTAAAGAAAAGGAAGCCAGAGAATATATAGATTGGATGCTTTCTGATAAAGGGCAAAAACTTATAGGAGAGTATGGAAAAGAAAAATACGGACAAGCACTTTTTGTAGCTAACGGAAAGAAATAG
- the moaC gene encoding cyclic pyranopterin monophosphate synthase MoaC: protein MNLTHINKQGRAKMVDVGSKGDTEREAIAYGHINMKRETLNKIKEGTISKGDVLSVAQVAGIMAAKNTANIIPMCHPIMINGCDINFHFDFENNNIDITCSVKNTGKTGVEMEALTAVTVAALTIYDMCKAIDREMIISDIKLMKKNGGKSGLFQREES, encoded by the coding sequence ATGAATTTAACACATATAAATAAACAAGGAAGAGCAAAAATGGTGGATGTAGGCAGTAAAGGAGATACAGAAAGGGAAGCTATTGCCTATGGGCATATAAATATGAAGAGAGAAACTTTAAATAAAATAAAAGAAGGTACTATATCAAAGGGAGATGTGCTATCTGTGGCTCAAGTAGCAGGTATTATGGCAGCAAAAAATACCGCTAATATTATACCTATGTGTCATCCTATAATGATAAATGGTTGTGACATAAATTTTCATTTTGATTTTGAAAACAATAATATAGATATAACCTGTTCAGTAAAAAATACAGGGAAAACAGGAGTGGAAATGGAAGCTTTAACTGCAGTTACAGTAGCAGCTCTAACTATATATGATATGTGTAAGGCTATAGATAGAGAAATGATAATATCAGATATAAAACTTATGAAAAAAAATGGTGGAAAATCAGGATTATTTCAAAGGGAGGAATCATAA
- a CDS encoding MOSC domain-containing protein, whose amino-acid sequence MAKVIAVNISEKKGEIKHPIDKGLFKVDHGLVGDAHAGNWHRQVSLLGTESIDKMKKLGLQGLCTGKFAENITTEGLILYELPIGTKLKIGEVLMEVTQIGKECHAGCEIRNLIGDCIMPREGIFTKVLKEGFIKPNDEIEVLSQV is encoded by the coding sequence ATGGCAAAGGTAATAGCAGTTAATATAAGTGAAAAAAAAGGCGAGATAAAACATCCTATAGATAAAGGGTTATTTAAAGTGGATCACGGTCTTGTGGGGGATGCTCATGCTGGAAACTGGCATAGACAAGTAAGTCTTTTAGGTACAGAAAGTATAGATAAAATGAAGAAGTTAGGTCTTCAAGGACTATGTACAGGTAAATTTGCAGAAAATATAACTACAGAGGGCTTGATTTTGTATGAATTACCTATTGGAACTAAATTAAAAATAGGTGAGGTACTTATGGAGGTAACTCAAATAGGTAAGGAATGCCATGCAGGATGTGAAATAAGAAATCTTATAGGGGATTGCATAATGCCTAGAGAAGGTATCTTTACAAAGGTATTAAAGGAAGGCTTTATTAAACCCAATGATGAAATAGAGGTCTTATCCCAGGTATAA
- a CDS encoding ATP-binding cassette domain-containing protein, whose amino-acid sequence MKIEVVNAVKEYAGRKVLDIEHMIFKEGGIYGILGLNGSGKSTLLQSIAGFNKLNDGEIIYDGKDFNKVKDKISMMTQRPLLFNCSAGENIIMGLKFRKTPKKTVDARFEKYIKYFNINEILNKNGKKLSGGETQKVALLRTVILESDVIILDEPTASMDIESTLASETLIKDIMEDKRTVIFVTHDFYQAERIADYVIFMDKGKIIEQGEKDIIFNNPKDIRVKMMLNK is encoded by the coding sequence TTGAAAATAGAGGTAGTTAATGCAGTAAAAGAGTATGCTGGTAGAAAAGTATTAGATATAGAGCATATGATTTTTAAAGAGGGAGGTATATATGGAATATTAGGATTAAATGGAAGTGGAAAGAGTACTTTATTACAAAGCATAGCAGGATTTAATAAATTAAATGACGGGGAAATTATTTATGATGGAAAAGATTTTAATAAAGTAAAAGATAAAATTTCTATGATGACTCAAAGACCGCTTTTATTTAATTGTTCTGCAGGTGAAAATATTATAATGGGACTTAAATTTAGAAAAACACCTAAAAAAACTGTTGATGCTAGGTTTGAAAAATACATAAAATATTTTAATATAAATGAAATTCTTAATAAAAACGGGAAAAAATTATCTGGAGGAGAAACTCAAAAAGTAGCCTTACTTAGAACGGTCATATTAGAAAGTGATGTTATAATATTAGATGAACCTACTGCAAGTATGGATATAGAAAGCACTTTAGCTTCTGAAACTTTAATTAAAGATATTATGGAAGATAAAAGAACTGTAATTTTTGTAACTCATGATTTTTATCAAGCAGAGAGAATTGCAGATTATGTAATATTTATGGATAAGGGTAAAATTATAGAACAGGGTGAAAAAGATATAATATTTAATAATCCTAAAGATATTAGAGTTAAGATGATGTTAAATAAATGA